A region of Mycolicibacterium brumae DNA encodes the following proteins:
- a CDS encoding type II secretion system F family protein yields MIAALLLAAALLVIPARAHARIRPAPVRATIPDVRADNDPFALAAAFDVLAVCLRAGMPVAAAAAATAALAPPTLARLLRGGADLLALGADPATAWSAAPELDDQCAALLRLARRSAASGAALAQGLVELAEQVRDDARNAARANAERAGVLIAGPLGLCFLPAFVCLGVIPVVAGLAGQVLGKGVL; encoded by the coding sequence GTGATCGCCGCGCTATTGCTCGCCGCCGCCCTGCTCGTGATTCCTGCGCGAGCCCACGCCCGGATTCGCCCGGCGCCCGTTCGCGCCACCATCCCGGATGTCCGCGCCGACAACGACCCGTTCGCGTTGGCCGCGGCGTTCGACGTGCTCGCGGTCTGCCTGCGAGCCGGGATGCCGGTGGCCGCGGCCGCCGCGGCGACGGCCGCCCTCGCCCCGCCAACGCTGGCCCGGCTGCTGCGCGGCGGCGCCGATCTGCTGGCCCTGGGCGCCGACCCCGCCACCGCCTGGTCCGCCGCACCTGAGCTCGACGACCAATGCGCGGCGCTGCTGCGGCTGGCCCGCCGGTCGGCCGCCTCGGGCGCCGCGCTGGCCCAGGGCTTGGTCGAGCTCGCCGAACAAGTCCGCGACGACGCCCGCAACGCCGCCCGCGCCAATGCCGAACGCGCCGGGGTGCTGATCGCCGGGCCGCTGGGCCTGTGCTTCCTGCCGGCGTTCGTCTGCCTGGGCGTGATCCCGGTGGTCGCCGGACTGGCCGGCCAGGTGCTCGGCAAAGGCGTGCTGTGA
- a CDS encoding HAD-IB family hydrolase: protein MPDTAPAPGPSATPADQPSSAGPIRAAAFFDLDKTVIAKSSVFAFSKPFFNEGLLNRRAVLKSSYAQFLYMMSGADHDQMEGMRAFITSMCSGWDVEQVRALISETLHDIVTPLVYAEAKDLIAAHRLCGHDVVVVSTSGDEVVAPIAKALGATHAMATQMVIEDGKYTGDIAFYCYGEAKAEAIRELAAHEGYQLDHCYAYSDSITDIPMLSEVGHPTVVNPDRALRKEAVARGWPVQTFTRPVGLRDRISAPSGAAVATSAAVALSALASGALAYTLIRRYLPERQQ, encoded by the coding sequence GTGCCCGACACCGCACCCGCGCCCGGACCATCGGCGACACCCGCCGACCAACCCTCATCGGCCGGCCCGATCCGTGCCGCCGCCTTCTTCGACCTGGACAAAACCGTCATCGCCAAGTCCAGCGTGTTTGCCTTCAGCAAACCTTTTTTCAACGAAGGACTGCTGAATAGGCGGGCCGTCCTCAAATCAAGCTACGCCCAGTTCCTGTACATGATGTCCGGGGCCGACCACGACCAGATGGAGGGGATGCGCGCGTTCATCACCTCGATGTGCTCGGGCTGGGACGTCGAGCAGGTCCGCGCGCTGATCAGTGAGACGCTGCACGACATCGTCACCCCGCTGGTCTACGCCGAAGCCAAGGACCTGATCGCCGCGCACCGGCTGTGCGGACACGACGTGGTGGTGGTGTCCACCTCCGGCGACGAGGTCGTCGCCCCGATCGCCAAGGCGCTGGGCGCCACCCACGCGATGGCCACCCAGATGGTGATCGAGGACGGCAAGTACACCGGCGACATCGCGTTCTACTGCTACGGCGAGGCCAAGGCCGAGGCGATCCGCGAGCTGGCCGCGCACGAGGGCTACCAGCTCGACCACTGCTACGCCTACTCCGACTCGATCACCGACATCCCGATGCTCTCGGAGGTCGGGCACCCGACCGTCGTCAACCCGGACCGCGCGCTGCGCAAGGAGGCCGTCGCGCGCGGCTGGCCGGTGCAGACCTTCACCCGCCCCGTCGGCCTGCGCGACCGGATCAGCGCGCCGTCGGGCGCGGCCGTGGCCACCTCGGCCGCGGTGGCGCTGTCCGCGCTGGCCTCCGGGGCGCTCGCCTACACCCTCATCCGTCGCTACCTGCCCGAGCGGCAGCAGTGA
- a CDS encoding GAF domain-containing protein yields MQHEWLLLETLGSEPAVVADGTARKDFIPISDYLRKSAHLSAVQTAVSETITTRTGLDSLTPKQKKIIRTAPVVMSDGRVHGVQLWLGPANAEPAERPQVGTVKWNLSTGVASSSSQAVAVRGGDPDAEPLQIRAFADDLPVGPLTEGEIKLIATVLRRIPGETVSGTLEIRRADGEPVSEAFAARMMLEEGDDGSDQLIGRSMTWVCPPDPDYVEPDSLARRLLEGMAVPGTQRAIVDLTSWKTLKWLDEPSTEYDWRSQVVHHGDGPVRERMEKEFASGSTSGVIRLANHVGDWVRLKTTIHRIEIEPGVFAGLVSVRRATDAEVAAELTPAPVEPKTEQLPLIDAPAPER; encoded by the coding sequence ATGCAACACGAATGGTTGCTGCTGGAGACCCTCGGCAGCGAGCCCGCTGTCGTCGCCGACGGCACAGCCCGCAAGGACTTCATTCCGATTTCGGATTATTTGCGCAAAAGCGCGCACCTGTCGGCCGTCCAGACCGCGGTCTCGGAGACCATCACGACCCGCACCGGGCTGGACAGCCTGACCCCGAAACAGAAGAAGATCATCCGCACCGCGCCGGTGGTGATGTCCGACGGCCGGGTGCACGGCGTGCAGCTGTGGCTCGGCCCGGCCAACGCCGAACCGGCCGAGCGGCCCCAGGTCGGCACCGTGAAGTGGAACCTCAGCACCGGGGTGGCGTCGAGTTCCAGTCAGGCCGTCGCGGTGCGCGGCGGCGACCCGGACGCCGAGCCGCTGCAGATCCGGGCCTTCGCCGACGACCTGCCGGTCGGCCCGCTGACCGAGGGCGAGATCAAACTCATCGCGACGGTGCTGCGCCGCATCCCGGGCGAGACGGTGTCGGGCACCCTGGAGATTCGCCGCGCCGACGGCGAGCCGGTCTCCGAGGCGTTCGCCGCCCGGATGATGCTGGAGGAGGGCGACGACGGCTCCGACCAGTTGATCGGCCGGTCGATGACGTGGGTCTGCCCGCCCGACCCGGATTACGTCGAACCCGATTCGCTGGCCCGGCGGCTGCTCGAAGGCATGGCGGTGCCCGGCACCCAGCGCGCGATCGTCGACCTGACCAGCTGGAAGACGCTGAAGTGGCTCGATGAGCCCAGCACGGAGTACGACTGGCGCTCGCAGGTGGTGCATCACGGCGACGGGCCGGTGCGGGAACGGATGGAGAAGGAGTTCGCCTCCGGCTCCACTTCCGGTGTGATCCGACTGGCCAATCACGTGGGCGACTGGGTGCGGCTGAAGACCACGATCCACCGGATCGAGATCGAACCGGGGGTGTTCGCCGGTCTGGTGAGCGTGCGCCGGGCCACCGACGCCGAGGTCGCCGCGGAGCTGACGCCCGCGCCCGTGGAGCCGAAGACTGAGCAGTTGCCGCTGATCGACGCTCCGGCGCCGGAGCGTTAG
- a CDS encoding DEAD/DEAH box helicase, which produces MNFGDDLLAVLVGSGDEGPVRHIAQIPAAAGAPRPWPEWAPASVVGAFAERGVSALWSHQLQAAELAHRGRHVVIATGTASGKSLAYQLPIMTALETDPRARALYLAPTKALGHDQLSTAHALCAVAGLSDVAPSAYDGDTATEIRRFARERSRWVFSNPDMIHLSLLRNHARWSVFLRGLRYIVVDECHYYRGIFGSNVAMVLRRLLRLAARYGADPTVVFASATTAAPGETAAELIGAQVEEVSADGSPHGARTVALWEPPLREDVTGEHGAPVRRSAGAEAARVMADLMAEGARTLTFVRSRRGAELTALGARERLLETAPALASQVASYRAGYLAEDRRELEAALADGRLRGLATTNALELGIDISGLDAVVLAGFPGTVASFWQQAGRSGRRGQGALIVMIARDDPLDTYLVHHPGALLDRPIERVVIDPSNPYVQGPQLLCAATELPISDAEVRVWGAEAVVADLVDDGLLRRRAGNYYPVPGPDPHPGVDIRGSAGGQIAILETGTGRLLGSVGAGQAPATVHPGAVYLHQGESYVVDALEFEDGVAFVHAEDPGYNTSAREMVEVTVTGDGEMLSLGPVTLGLVPVSVSHQVTGFLRRVPGGEVLDFVELDMPRQTLPTRAMMYTITPEALLEAGVSALRIPGSLHAAEHAAIGLLPLVASCDRGDIGGLSTALGPSGLPTVFVYDGYPGGAGFAERGFRDAALWLEATASAISACECPAGCPSCVQSPKCGNGNEPLDKAGAVVVLRVILAALGR; this is translated from the coding sequence GTGAACTTCGGCGACGACCTGCTGGCGGTGCTCGTCGGCTCCGGGGACGAGGGCCCGGTGCGGCACATCGCGCAGATCCCGGCGGCGGCCGGGGCGCCGCGGCCCTGGCCGGAGTGGGCGCCTGCGTCGGTGGTCGGCGCGTTCGCCGAACGCGGGGTGTCCGCGCTGTGGTCCCATCAGCTGCAGGCCGCCGAACTGGCGCACCGCGGCCGGCACGTGGTGATCGCCACCGGCACCGCCTCCGGCAAGTCGCTGGCCTACCAGCTGCCGATCATGACCGCGCTGGAGACCGACCCGCGCGCCCGCGCGCTGTACCTGGCGCCGACCAAGGCGCTCGGGCACGACCAACTGTCCACCGCGCACGCGCTGTGCGCGGTGGCGGGGTTGTCCGACGTCGCGCCGAGCGCCTACGACGGCGACACCGCCACCGAGATCCGCCGGTTCGCCCGGGAACGCTCCCGCTGGGTGTTCTCCAACCCGGACATGATCCACCTGTCGCTGCTGCGCAACCACGCCCGCTGGTCGGTGTTCCTGCGCGGGCTGCGCTACATCGTGGTCGACGAATGCCATTACTACCGCGGCATTTTCGGCTCGAACGTGGCGATGGTGCTGCGCCGGCTGCTGCGGCTCGCGGCCCGCTACGGCGCCGACCCGACGGTGGTGTTCGCCTCGGCCACCACCGCCGCGCCCGGGGAGACCGCCGCCGAGCTGATCGGCGCGCAGGTCGAGGAGGTCAGCGCCGACGGGTCGCCGCACGGCGCGCGGACCGTCGCGCTGTGGGAACCGCCGCTGCGCGAGGACGTCACCGGCGAGCACGGCGCCCCGGTGCGACGCTCGGCCGGCGCGGAAGCCGCCCGGGTGATGGCCGACCTGATGGCCGAGGGCGCGCGCACCCTGACGTTCGTGCGGTCCCGCCGCGGCGCGGAGCTCACCGCGCTGGGGGCGCGGGAGCGGCTGCTGGAGACCGCGCCGGCGTTGGCCTCGCAGGTGGCGTCGTATCGGGCCGGGTATCTGGCCGAGGACCGCCGGGAGTTGGAAGCCGCGCTGGCCGACGGCCGGCTGCGCGGGCTGGCCACCACCAACGCGCTGGAACTCGGGATCGACATCTCCGGGCTGGACGCCGTCGTGCTGGCCGGGTTCCCGGGCACGGTGGCGTCGTTCTGGCAGCAGGCCGGACGGTCCGGGCGGCGCGGGCAGGGCGCGCTGATCGTGATGATCGCGCGCGACGACCCGCTGGACACCTATCTGGTGCACCATCCAGGGGCGCTGCTGGACCGCCCGATCGAGCGGGTGGTGATCGACCCGTCGAACCCGTACGTGCAGGGTCCGCAGTTGCTGTGCGCGGCAACGGAATTACCTATTTCTGACGCCGAGGTGCGGGTGTGGGGCGCGGAGGCGGTGGTCGCCGATCTGGTCGACGACGGGCTGCTGCGCCGGCGCGCGGGCAACTACTATCCGGTGCCCGGCCCGGACCCGCACCCGGGGGTCGACATCCGGGGATCCGCCGGCGGGCAGATCGCCATCCTGGAAACCGGCACCGGGCGGCTGCTGGGCAGCGTCGGCGCCGGGCAGGCCCCGGCCACCGTGCACCCCGGCGCGGTGTACCTGCACCAGGGCGAGTCGTACGTGGTGGACGCGCTGGAGTTCGAGGACGGGGTGGCCTTTGTGCACGCCGAGGACCCGGGCTACAACACCTCGGCACGGGAGATGGTGGAGGTGACCGTCACCGGGGACGGGGAAATGCTGTCGCTGGGGCCGGTGACTCTGGGTCTGGTTCCGGTCTCGGTGTCGCATCAGGTGACGGGGTTCCTGCGTCGGGTGCCCGGTGGTGAGGTGCTCGACTTCGTCGAGCTGGACATGCCGCGCCAGACGCTGCCGACCCGGGCGATGATGTACACGATCACGCCGGAAGCTCTTTTGGAGGCGGGCGTTTCCGCGCTGCGCATCCCCGGATCGCTGCACGCCGCCGAACACGCCGCGATCGGACTGCTGCCGCTGGTGGCCAGTTGCGACCGCGGGGACATCGGCGGGCTGTCGACGGCTCTGGGGCCCTCCGGGTTGCCGACGGTGTTCGTCTACGACGGATATCCGGGCGGGGCGGGGTTCGCCGAGCGCGGCTTCCGTGACGCGGCGCTGTGGCTGGAGGCGACCGCCTCGGCGATCTCGGCGTGCGAGTGTCCGGCGGGGTGCCCGTCGTGCGTGCAGTCGCCGAAATGCGGGAACGGGAACGAGCCGTTGGACAAGGCAGGCGCCGTGGTGGTGCTGCGGGTGATTCTGGCGGCGCTGGGGAGATAG
- a CDS encoding Rv3654c family TadE-like protein: protein MADHLGGAVFTPEGPASPLSDDRGAATVLAAICVLIILCCTGFGAALGSAVIARHRAQSAADLAALAAANALSAGPQAACAQARQITDAANAHLAQCQTENLDVIVTVEIPVPLRLPGNRTAQARARAGPADMPG from the coding sequence ATGGCCGACCACCTTGGCGGTGCTGTGTTCACGCCTGAGGGTCCCGCGTCTCCTCTGTCCGATGACCGCGGCGCCGCCACCGTGCTCGCCGCGATCTGCGTGCTGATCATCTTGTGCTGCACTGGTTTCGGCGCCGCGCTCGGCTCGGCGGTGATCGCCCGACACCGCGCCCAGTCGGCCGCCGACCTGGCCGCTCTGGCTGCCGCGAACGCGCTGTCCGCGGGCCCGCAGGCAGCCTGCGCTCAAGCCAGACAGATCACCGACGCCGCGAACGCCCATCTCGCCCAGTGTCAGACCGAGAATCTCGACGTCATCGTCACGGTGGAAATCCCGGTGCCCCTGCGCCTTCCGGGCAATCGCACCGCGCAAGCGCGCGCCCGAGCCGGCCCGGCTGATATGCCCGGATGA
- a CDS encoding TadE family type IV pilus minor pilin, translating into MEAALAIAGLVTVMVLVLAGLGALSAQLRCVDAAREAARLAARGDGNAIEVARRIAPAGASIRITDAGTGFVRADVQSGAPLLPGLTIAADAVAAREPGE; encoded by the coding sequence GTGGAGGCCGCGCTGGCCATCGCCGGGCTGGTCACGGTCATGGTGTTGGTGCTGGCCGGGCTCGGGGCGCTGTCGGCGCAGCTGCGTTGCGTCGACGCCGCCCGCGAGGCCGCCCGGTTGGCCGCCCGCGGCGACGGCAACGCGATCGAGGTCGCCCGCCGCATCGCGCCGGCCGGGGCGAGCATCCGAATCACCGACGCTGGAACGGGATTCGTCCGTGCCGACGTTCAGTCGGGCGCGCCGCTGCTGCCGGGGCTCACCATCGCCGCCGACGCCGTCGCCGCCCGCGAACCGGGGGAGTGA
- a CDS encoding DUF4244 domain-containing protein, producing MISARIWALAVDDDGMSTVEYAIGTIAAAAFGAILYTVVTGDSVVSALTGIINRALSVRI from the coding sequence ATGATCTCAGCACGGATATGGGCGTTGGCCGTCGACGACGACGGTATGTCCACCGTGGAGTACGCCATCGGCACGATCGCCGCCGCGGCGTTCGGCGCGATCCTCTACACGGTGGTGACCGGCGACTCGGTCGTCAGCGCGCTGACGGGGATCATCAACCGCGCGCTCAGCGTGCGGATCTGA
- the ssd gene encoding septum site-determining protein Ssd: MTDPAVLALISDPALREDLDRVAAAAGLRVVHQAAGATPDRRAWKAAAAIVLDPAAAADCLGPRRPAIYVVTAFEAGAETLRAALAVGAGDALRLPDDEQALLRALAEAGGGVRDDRVAAGALLAVLPGHGGAGASVLAAALAQRAGDALLVDLDELGGGVDLLFARENDPGLRWPDLTVCDGGLDWAALRRALPGDGHPSLLSAGPGAEISPTTLLAVCDAARRAGVTVVCDLPGRPGEAAETALRAADLVVLVCQATVRGCAGARARSHGLAAFPNSGVVVRGPAPGGLRAADIAAATGLPLLAAMRPEPMLAERLERSRLRLRSRGPLAQAAGAVLGLVEQQHLSARSA, from the coding sequence ATGACCGACCCCGCCGTGCTGGCCCTCATCTCCGACCCCGCCCTGCGCGAGGACCTCGACCGCGTCGCCGCCGCCGCGGGCCTGCGCGTCGTGCACCAGGCGGCCGGCGCCACCCCCGACCGGCGGGCCTGGAAGGCCGCGGCGGCGATCGTGCTGGACCCCGCGGCGGCCGCGGACTGCCTGGGCCCACGCCGGCCCGCGATCTATGTGGTCACGGCGTTCGAGGCAGGCGCGGAGACGCTGCGCGCGGCGCTGGCGGTCGGCGCCGGAGACGCCCTGCGACTGCCCGACGACGAGCAGGCCCTGCTGCGGGCCCTGGCCGAGGCCGGCGGCGGCGTGCGCGATGACCGGGTGGCCGCCGGCGCGCTGCTGGCGGTGTTGCCGGGCCACGGCGGCGCGGGCGCCTCGGTGCTGGCCGCCGCGCTCGCCCAACGGGCGGGTGACGCGCTGCTGGTCGACCTCGACGAGCTCGGCGGCGGCGTCGACCTGCTGTTCGCGCGGGAGAACGATCCGGGGCTGCGCTGGCCCGACCTCACGGTGTGCGACGGCGGACTGGATTGGGCGGCGCTGCGGCGGGCGCTGCCCGGTGACGGCCATCCGAGCCTGCTGTCGGCGGGGCCGGGGGCCGAGATCTCGCCCACCACCCTGCTCGCGGTGTGCGACGCGGCGCGCCGAGCCGGTGTCACCGTCGTCTGCGATCTGCCCGGTAGGCCCGGTGAAGCGGCCGAAACCGCGCTACGGGCAGCCGATCTCGTGGTGCTGGTGTGCCAGGCGACGGTCCGCGGATGCGCGGGCGCCCGGGCGCGCTCCCACGGCCTGGCGGCCTTCCCGAACAGCGGAGTGGTGGTGCGCGGTCCCGCGCCCGGCGGCCTGCGGGCAGCCGACATCGCGGCGGCCACCGGGCTGCCGCTGCTGGCCGCCATGCGCCCCGAGCCGATGCTCGCCGAACGACTGGAACGCAGCAGATTGCGGCTGCGCTCTCGCGGCCCGCTGGCGCAGGCGGCCGGCGCCGTCCTGGGACTCGTTGAACAGCAGCACCTCTCGGCGCGGTCGGCGTGA
- a CDS encoding type II secretion system F family protein — MNGPALAATALACAVLAAPGPPLRRLPRQPPRRRLPATALAATAAAALIVATAALMTPAVALSAALLAVAVAVRVRAGRRRRAAERQTAALGGALEAMVSELRIGAHPVRALTVAAAEAPDVLARVAARASLGGDVPTALTDAAQRSGGPARWRRLAAVWRLADQRGLAVADLMHAAHTDIVERQRHRDAVAAQLAGARATTAILAALPALGIVLGAALGARPLDFLTGPGGWCLLLGVGFLSAGLLWAGRLTDRVLEVS; from the coding sequence GTGAACGGGCCGGCGCTCGCGGCGACGGCGCTGGCGTGTGCGGTGCTCGCCGCGCCCGGGCCGCCGCTGCGCCGACTGCCCCGGCAGCCGCCCCGGCGCCGACTCCCGGCGACCGCACTGGCGGCGACTGCCGCGGCCGCGCTGATCGTCGCCACCGCCGCGCTGATGACCCCGGCCGTCGCGTTGTCCGCGGCGCTGCTGGCCGTTGCCGTGGCGGTTCGGGTCCGGGCCGGGAGACGACGCCGGGCCGCCGAGCGGCAGACCGCGGCGCTCGGTGGCGCGCTGGAGGCCATGGTCAGCGAGTTGCGGATCGGCGCGCACCCGGTGCGAGCGCTGACCGTCGCCGCCGCCGAGGCGCCGGACGTGCTGGCCCGCGTGGCCGCCCGCGCCAGCCTCGGCGGCGATGTTCCCACCGCGCTCACCGACGCGGCCCAGCGCTCCGGCGGCCCGGCCCGCTGGCGCCGACTGGCGGCCGTCTGGCGCCTCGCCGACCAGCGCGGACTGGCGGTCGCGGACCTGATGCACGCCGCTCACACCGACATCGTGGAGCGGCAACGCCACCGCGACGCGGTCGCCGCGCAACTCGCCGGCGCTCGGGCCACCACGGCGATCCTGGCCGCGCTGCCCGCCCTCGGGATCGTGTTGGGCGCGGCGCTGGGCGCCCGGCCCCTGGATTTTCTCACCGGGCCCGGCGGGTGGTGCCTGCTGCTGGGCGTCGGGTTCCTGTCCGCCGGCCTGCTGTGGGCCGGCCGGCTGACCGACCGCGTGCTGGAGGTCTCGTGA
- a CDS encoding TadA family conjugal transfer-associated ATPase, with the protein MNTSLIDRVRDRLAAEPGPLRPAVVAQAIRAETGGVLGDAEVLAGLRLLQTELTGAGLLQPLLGGPNVTDVLVTAPESVWVDDGNGLRRSGIRFDNEAAVRRLAQRLALAAGRRLDDAQPWVDGLLTGCGRFNVRLHAVLPPIAVAGTAISLRVLRPADQDLAGLVAAGSIPAHVAEVLTSIVAAKLAFLVTGGTGAGKTTLLAALLAQVTGHERIVCVEDAAELAPAHPHLVRLVARGANIEGAGEITVRQLVRQALRMRPDRIVVGEVRGPEVVDLLGALNTGHDGGAGTVHANNPAELPARLEALAAMGGMGRAALHSQLAAAVRVILHLGRGPDGRRRLAEIALLTVDADRRCQAVTAWHVDTGPGPAAADLHALIKDTR; encoded by the coding sequence GTGAACACCTCGCTGATCGACCGGGTCCGCGACCGGCTGGCCGCCGAGCCCGGGCCGCTGCGGCCCGCCGTCGTCGCGCAGGCCATTCGCGCCGAGACCGGCGGCGTGCTCGGTGACGCGGAGGTGCTCGCCGGGCTGCGCCTGCTGCAGACCGAACTCACCGGCGCCGGGCTGCTGCAACCCCTGCTGGGCGGCCCGAACGTCACCGACGTGCTGGTCACCGCGCCCGAATCTGTGTGGGTCGACGATGGAAACGGTTTGCGGCGCAGTGGTATTCGATTCGACAACGAGGCTGCGGTGCGCAGACTCGCACAACGGCTGGCGCTGGCCGCCGGCCGTCGGCTCGATGACGCGCAACCCTGGGTCGACGGTCTACTCACCGGCTGCGGGAGGTTCAACGTCCGGCTGCACGCCGTGTTGCCGCCGATCGCGGTGGCCGGCACCGCGATCTCACTGCGGGTGCTGCGCCCCGCCGACCAGGACCTGGCCGGCCTGGTCGCCGCCGGATCGATCCCCGCGCACGTGGCCGAGGTGCTCACCAGCATCGTCGCGGCGAAGCTCGCGTTCCTGGTCACCGGCGGCACCGGCGCCGGCAAGACGACGCTGCTTGCCGCGCTGCTCGCACAGGTCACCGGGCACGAGCGGATCGTCTGCGTCGAGGACGCCGCCGAACTGGCCCCCGCGCACCCGCACCTGGTGCGGCTGGTGGCCCGCGGCGCGAACATCGAGGGCGCGGGCGAGATCACCGTGCGCCAGCTGGTCCGCCAGGCGCTGCGGATGCGCCCGGACCGCATCGTGGTCGGGGAGGTGCGCGGCCCGGAGGTGGTGGACCTGCTCGGCGCGCTCAACACCGGCCACGACGGCGGGGCCGGCACCGTGCACGCCAACAACCCCGCCGAACTGCCCGCCCGGCTGGAAGCCCTGGCCGCGATGGGTGGCATGGGCCGCGCGGCGCTGCACAGCCAACTCGCGGCCGCCGTCCGGGTGATCCTGCACCTCGGCCGCGGGCCCGACGGGCGCCGACGGCTCGCCGAGATCGCGCTGCTGACCGTCGACGCCGATCGCCGCTGTCAGGCGGTCACCGCGTGGCACGTCGACACCGGCCCCGGACCTGCGGCCGCCGACCTGCACGCGCTGATCAAGGACACCCGGTGA
- the acs gene encoding acetate--CoA ligase, translated as MQPSVTRLTAMSDEQPELESYPPSPEFAANANATAALYDEAEADRLAFWAAQANRLHWATPFTEVLDWSGAPFAKWFGDGKLNVAYNCVDRHVEAGNGDRVALHWEGEPVGDARSITYAELKDEVCRAANALTDLGVGKGDRVAIYMPMIPEAVVAMLACARVGALHSVVFAGYSAAALRARIEDAEAKMVITSDGQYRRGAAAPLKPGVDEALSGMGDCPVRNVLVVRRTGIDTPMTEGRDLWWDEVMNTVSNEHTPEAFESEHPLFLLYTSGTTGKPKGVVHTSGGYLTQSAYTHFNVFDLKPETDVYWCTADIGWVTGHTYIVYGPLANGATQVLYEGTPASPDEHRHFQVIDKYKVTIYYTAPTVIRTFMRWGRELVREHDLSSLRLLGSVGEPINPEAWRWYRHVMGKDQTPVVDTWWQTETGAIMISPLPGVTDCKPGSAMRPLPGISAKIVDDDGNELQPAPEFGGEATGYLVLDKPWPSMLRGVWGDPERFKETYWSRFAEQGWYFAGDGARYGSDGEVWVLGRIDDVMNVSGHRISTAEVESALVGHAGVAEAAVVGATDAHTGQAICAFVILKEHAAAQSTEDMVHELRAEVAREISPIAKPREIHVVPELPKTRSGKIMRRLLRDVAEGRELGDTSTLLDPKVFEAIRAAK; from the coding sequence ATGCAACCTTCGGTGACTAGGCTCACAGCCATGAGCGATGAGCAGCCCGAACTCGAGTCCTACCCGCCGTCCCCGGAATTCGCGGCCAACGCCAACGCCACCGCCGCGCTCTACGACGAGGCCGAAGCCGACCGGCTGGCGTTCTGGGCCGCCCAGGCCAACCGGCTGCACTGGGCCACCCCGTTCACCGAGGTGCTCGACTGGTCCGGCGCCCCGTTCGCCAAGTGGTTCGGCGACGGCAAGCTCAACGTCGCCTACAACTGCGTGGACCGCCACGTGGAGGCCGGCAACGGCGACCGGGTGGCGCTGCACTGGGAGGGCGAGCCGGTCGGCGACGCCCGCTCCATCACCTACGCCGAACTCAAGGACGAGGTGTGCCGGGCCGCCAACGCGCTGACCGACCTCGGCGTCGGCAAGGGCGACCGGGTCGCCATCTACATGCCGATGATCCCGGAGGCCGTCGTCGCGATGCTGGCCTGCGCGCGGGTGGGCGCCCTGCACTCGGTGGTGTTCGCCGGCTATTCCGCGGCGGCCTTGCGGGCCCGCATCGAGGACGCCGAGGCGAAGATGGTCATCACCTCCGACGGCCAGTACCGCCGCGGCGCCGCCGCGCCGCTCAAGCCCGGCGTCGACGAGGCGCTGTCCGGCATGGGCGACTGCCCCGTCCGGAACGTGCTGGTGGTGCGCCGCACCGGCATCGACACCCCGATGACCGAGGGCCGCGACCTGTGGTGGGACGAGGTGATGAACACCGTCTCCAACGAGCACACCCCCGAGGCGTTCGAGTCCGAGCACCCGCTGTTCCTGCTGTACACCTCGGGCACCACCGGCAAGCCCAAGGGCGTCGTGCACACCTCCGGCGGCTACCTCACCCAGTCCGCCTACACCCACTTCAACGTCTTCGACCTCAAGCCGGAGACCGACGTGTACTGGTGCACCGCCGATATCGGCTGGGTCACCGGGCACACCTACATCGTCTACGGGCCGCTGGCCAACGGCGCCACCCAGGTGCTCTACGAGGGCACCCCGGCCTCCCCGGATGAGCACCGGCACTTCCAGGTCATCGACAAGTACAAGGTGACCATCTACTACACCGCGCCGACGGTGATCCGGACGTTCATGCGCTGGGGCCGCGAGTTGGTCCGCGAGCACGACCTGTCGAGCCTGCGGCTGCTGGGATCGGTCGGCGAGCCGATCAACCCAGAGGCCTGGCGCTGGTACCGCCACGTCATGGGCAAGGACCAGACGCCGGTGGTGGACACCTGGTGGCAGACCGAGACCGGCGCGATCATGATCTCCCCGCTGCCCGGTGTGACCGACTGCAAGCCGGGTTCGGCGATGCGCCCGCTGCCGGGCATCTCGGCCAAGATCGTCGACGACGACGGCAACGAACTGCAGCCCGCGCCGGAGTTCGGCGGCGAGGCCACCGGCTACCTGGTGCTGGACAAGCCGTGGCCGTCGATGCTGCGCGGGGTGTGGGGCGACCCGGAGCGGTTCAAGGAGACCTACTGGTCCCGGTTCGCCGAGCAGGGCTGGTACTTCGCCGGCGACGGCGCCCGGTACGGCTCCGACGGCGAGGTGTGGGTGCTGGGCCGCATCGACGACGTGATGAACGTGTCCGGGCACCGGATCTCCACGGCCGAGGTGGAGTCGGCGCTGGTGGGCCACGCCGGGGTGGCGGAGGCCGCCGTGGTCGGCGCCACCGACGCGCACACCGGGCAGGCGATCTGCGCGTTCGTCATCCTCAAGGAGCACGCCGCGGCGCAGTCCACCGAGGACATGGTGCACGAGCTGCGCGCCGAGGTGGCCCGGGAGATCTCGCCGATCGCCAAGCCGCGGGAGATCCACGTGGTGCCCGAGCTGCCCAAGACCCGCAGCGGCAAGATCATGCGCCGGTTGTTGCGCGACGTGGCCGAGGGCCGCGAGCTGGGCGACACCTCCACGCTGCTGGACCCGAAGGTGTTCGAGGCGATTCGCGCCGCCAAGTAG